In one Polynucleobacter sp. JS-JIR-5-A7 genomic region, the following are encoded:
- a CDS encoding fumarylacetoacetate hydrolase family protein: protein MKLASLKTGGRDGALLMVSKDLTRAVLVTKIAKTMQEAIENWASIKPNLEVVYEQLNANTLNDAFEFDVARLESPFPRSYQFLDGSVYLHHMEKARKARGAEMPPNYKTEPLMYQGLSDRFCGPTETMVFPDATLEPDYEAEVAIVVGDVPMGTSKADAGKHIKLVMLLNDYTLRSLTKTELPKGFGFMQAKPTSAFSPVAVTLDELGDKWDGEKLHLPLISGINGKRMGQPNTGKDMFFTYLDLIEHACRTRSLSAGTIIGAGSVTNQDEASGFGCVAEARIHEQMVHGKASTPFLKNGDEVYIDMFDDHGQSIFGAIRQKIKTL, encoded by the coding sequence ATGAAATTAGCTAGCCTGAAGACCGGCGGCCGTGATGGAGCTTTGCTGATGGTGTCCAAGGATTTGACCCGCGCAGTCCTAGTCACGAAGATTGCAAAAACTATGCAAGAAGCAATTGAAAATTGGGCTTCTATTAAACCAAACCTTGAGGTGGTCTATGAGCAGTTGAATGCTAATACATTGAATGATGCTTTTGAGTTTGATGTTGCGAGGTTGGAGAGCCCATTCCCCAGAAGCTATCAGTTTTTAGATGGCTCTGTATATCTCCATCATATGGAAAAAGCCCGTAAGGCAAGGGGAGCTGAAATGCCCCCTAATTACAAAACTGAGCCTTTAATGTATCAGGGCTTATCAGATCGCTTCTGTGGCCCAACAGAAACTATGGTGTTTCCAGATGCTACTTTGGAGCCAGACTATGAGGCTGAAGTGGCTATTGTTGTTGGCGATGTGCCCATGGGTACATCCAAGGCTGATGCTGGTAAACATATCAAATTGGTGATGCTATTAAATGACTACACTTTGCGATCTCTAACTAAAACAGAGCTCCCAAAAGGGTTTGGGTTTATGCAAGCTAAACCTACGAGTGCATTTTCACCGGTAGCAGTTACTTTGGATGAGCTAGGAGATAAGTGGGATGGTGAAAAATTACATCTCCCTTTAATTTCTGGCATCAATGGCAAACGCATGGGTCAACCAAATACTGGTAAGGATATGTTCTTTACTTATCTTGATTTGATTGAGCATGCATGTCGTACTAGATCTTTAAGTGCCGGTACTATTATTGGGGCTGGATCAGTAACGAATCAGGATGAGGCCAGTGGATTTGGTTGTGTAGCCGAAGCCCGTATTCATGAGCAAATGGTTCATGGGAAAGCCAGCACTCCTTTTTTAAAGAATGGAGATGAAGTGTATATAGACATGTTTGATGATCATGGTCAATCGATCTTTGGTGCAATTCGTCAAAAAATTAAAACTCTATAA
- a CDS encoding class II aldolase/adducin family protein, whose translation MTKSNYVVSAAERQARVDLAACYRLVAHFGMSDLIYNHITARIPDSKDDHILINPYGLMYNEVTASNLVTINLDGEVIYNPNPDFGINQAGYVIHSAVHRARENVSCVIHTHTRAGMAVSAMECGLLPITQTSMRFHGISYHDYESVAIDLDEQTRLVADLGDQTAMILRNHGLLAVGPSVAQAFNTLYWLEMACKAQVDALSSGVKLTMPSKEVIEKTHHLYQPNVRRPFGEMEWPAMLRIVEKLDPGYKN comes from the coding sequence ATGACTAAGAGTAATTATGTTGTCTCAGCTGCAGAACGCCAGGCACGCGTTGATTTAGCCGCTTGTTACAGACTGGTTGCCCATTTTGGAATGAGTGATCTGATTTATAACCACATCACTGCCAGAATTCCAGATAGTAAAGACGATCATATTTTGATTAATCCTTATGGATTGATGTACAACGAAGTCACCGCCTCTAATTTAGTCACGATTAATTTAGATGGCGAAGTAATTTATAACCCCAATCCTGATTTTGGTATTAATCAAGCAGGATATGTGATTCATAGTGCGGTGCACCGTGCAAGAGAAAATGTCAGCTGCGTTATTCACACGCATACACGTGCTGGTATGGCAGTCTCTGCTATGGAGTGTGGCCTTTTACCAATTACGCAAACATCCATGCGCTTTCATGGCATTAGTTATCACGACTACGAAAGTGTTGCGATAGATCTTGATGAGCAAACCCGTTTGGTGGCGGACTTGGGCGATCAAACCGCCATGATCTTGCGGAATCATGGTTTGCTAGCAGTAGGGCCTAGCGTAGCGCAAGCATTTAATACCTTATATTGGTTGGAGATGGCCTGCAAAGCTCAGGTGGATGCACTCTCTTCAGGAGTGAAGCTCACCATGCCCTCAAAAGAGGTGATAGAGAAGACGCATCATCTCTATCAGCCAAACGTCAGAAGGCCTTTTGGTGAAATGGAATGGCCTGCCATGTTACGTATTGTTGAAAAACTAGATCCTGGCTACAAAAATTAA
- a CDS encoding tripartite tricarboxylate transporter substrate binding protein, with protein MLIKTLLISVLMVGSVCAQTGSPDKPITLVQGFGTGGNSDTIARIIAPGLSKELGQQVIVEAKTGAGGNIASAAVAKAPPDGNTLILLTGGHAVSAALYNQLSFNPIEDFDWISLVTQFPFAVSVSEESKFKSLVDVIKAAKAMPDSISYTSVGIGSTQHLSGELFASMAGIKMMHVPYKGGAGPLQDVLGGRVDVMFDSITVTKAQMESGKLRALGVTSLKPYKLLSGVAPVADAIPGYEVTSWTGVAAPKGTNPEVLKRIHAALLKVLSDPEVITKLENTGGLVTPSSSGAQMKQYVATQIAKWKKVLAMANIPKQ; from the coding sequence ATGCTAATTAAAACTCTTTTGATATCAGTATTGATGGTGGGATCGGTATGTGCGCAAACTGGATCGCCTGATAAGCCAATTACTTTGGTACAAGGTTTTGGCACTGGCGGTAACTCTGACACAATAGCTCGCATTATTGCTCCTGGTTTATCCAAGGAGCTAGGTCAGCAAGTGATTGTCGAAGCAAAGACTGGGGCGGGCGGAAATATTGCTAGTGCAGCAGTTGCAAAGGCGCCGCCAGATGGCAATACTTTGATTTTGTTGACGGGTGGTCATGCGGTATCTGCTGCTTTATATAACCAGCTGAGCTTTAATCCCATTGAGGATTTTGACTGGATTTCTTTGGTAACTCAGTTTCCATTTGCGGTTTCTGTGAGTGAAGAAAGTAAATTCAAGTCTCTTGTAGACGTTATAAAGGCAGCCAAAGCAATGCCTGATTCCATTTCTTATACCTCCGTTGGCATCGGATCTACTCAACACTTGTCTGGCGAGTTGTTTGCCTCTATGGCTGGCATCAAGATGATGCATGTTCCCTATAAAGGTGGCGCAGGTCCATTGCAGGATGTTCTGGGTGGTAGGGTGGATGTCATGTTTGATTCGATCACTGTTACAAAAGCTCAAATGGAGTCAGGAAAGTTGAGAGCTCTTGGGGTTACTTCATTGAAACCTTATAAGTTATTGTCTGGTGTTGCTCCGGTTGCTGATGCTATACCTGGCTATGAAGTAACTTCTTGGACTGGAGTTGCTGCCCCGAAAGGAACGAATCCAGAAGTACTTAAGCGAATACATGCAGCCCTTCTCAAGGTCCTATCAGACCCCGAGGTCATTACAAAGCTTGAGAATACGGGTGGTCTAGTGACCCCTTCATCTTCGGGGGCACAAATGAAGCAATATGTAGCCACTCAGATTGCAAAATGGAAAAAGGTATTAGCTATGGCTAACATTCCTAAACAGTAG
- a CDS encoding VOC family protein yields MLCKRLHHAAYRCLDAKETVQFYTEILGLKFSHAMGEDHVPSTGLYSPHIHIFFQMEDGSCIAFFECPKDPGSIKDKESPDWIQHFAFKVESLEVLLQAKKDLEKKGVEVLGPTNHDDFISSIYFFDPSGHRLELTADTCDTSMYPLFEIEAPKVLALWNETHDWSQREKIFGSKAGYKR; encoded by the coding sequence ATGCTTTGTAAAAGACTTCATCACGCTGCTTATCGCTGTCTTGATGCTAAAGAGACGGTTCAGTTTTATACCGAGATATTAGGCTTAAAGTTCTCTCATGCGATGGGAGAAGATCATGTTCCTTCTACTGGTTTGTATAGCCCACATATCCATATTTTCTTTCAGATGGAAGATGGTAGTTGCATTGCTTTTTTTGAGTGTCCAAAAGATCCTGGAAGTATCAAAGATAAAGAATCGCCTGACTGGATACAACATTTTGCATTTAAGGTTGAAAGTCTAGAGGTATTGCTGCAAGCTAAAAAAGATTTAGAAAAAAAAGGTGTTGAAGTTTTAGGACCCACCAATCATGATGATTTCATTAGCTCTATTTATTTCTTTGACCCATCTGGGCATCGTTTAGAGTTAACGGCAGATACTTGCGATACATCTATGTATCCATTATTTGAGATCGAGGCACCTAAAGTGTTGGCATTGTGGAATGAGACTCATGATTGGTCTCAACGAGAAAAGATCTTTGGATCAAAGGCTGGATATAAGCGATAG
- a CDS encoding 2-hydroxyacid dehydrogenase codes for MSKNILVVGEYGKIFLDPLSAVLGDQWAIQHWTIEQPKAELFDLASKASILVVTAELTYSKDKQLIEDLIRAGKQLQLIQVPFSGMEWLHPDWLPAGCKVCNTNQHSEPIAEYVMLGILEFAVNMRLMDRELRQGRWTYGGSIVRGKKHSEIQNKTIGFIGYGHIAKRVTELATPFGMKFLAISRNPKQDSRLAWWKDSSHLDELLSESDYILITSPLSDSTRDLINERTLKKMKPTGVIINVARGPIINEEAIYQALKHRQIGGALLDVWYQYASTENLEMQPSAFPFHELDNVIMTPHTASWTDDLDARRIESVTQNIQNFINQKPLVEVVF; via the coding sequence ATGAGCAAAAATATTCTGGTTGTTGGAGAGTACGGCAAGATCTTCCTTGATCCACTCAGCGCAGTACTTGGAGATCAGTGGGCAATACAACATTGGACTATTGAACAGCCCAAAGCAGAGCTATTTGACTTAGCATCTAAAGCCAGCATTCTGGTAGTAACAGCAGAGCTGACCTATTCAAAAGATAAGCAACTGATTGAAGATCTCATTAGGGCCGGCAAGCAATTACAGTTGATTCAGGTGCCATTTTCTGGAATGGAATGGCTACATCCAGATTGGCTACCAGCGGGCTGCAAGGTCTGCAACACCAACCAACACTCTGAGCCAATCGCTGAATATGTCATGCTCGGCATCTTAGAGTTTGCTGTCAATATGCGCTTAATGGATCGCGAGCTACGTCAAGGTCGCTGGACTTATGGCGGATCGATTGTGCGAGGTAAGAAGCATAGTGAAATTCAGAATAAAACCATTGGTTTTATAGGCTACGGCCACATCGCAAAGCGTGTTACTGAATTAGCCACTCCTTTTGGCATGAAGTTTCTGGCCATTAGTCGTAACCCTAAGCAAGACTCAAGACTGGCATGGTGGAAAGACAGCTCGCATCTTGATGAATTACTTTCTGAGAGCGACTATATCCTCATCACCTCTCCTCTTAGTGACAGTACGAGAGACCTGATTAATGAACGTACGCTAAAAAAGATGAAGCCAACAGGTGTCATCATTAATGTGGCTAGAGGTCCTATTATTAATGAAGAGGCTATTTATCAAGCCCTGAAGCATCGTCAGATTGGTGGTGCTCTTCTTGATGTTTGGTATCAATATGCCAGCACTGAAAACTTAGAGATGCAGCCATCGGCCTTTCCGTTTCATGAACTCGACAATGTCATCATGACGCCACACACTGCCAGCTGGACGGATGATCTCGATGCGAGACGTATCGAATCGGTCACGCAGAATATTCAAAACTTCATCAATCAAAAACCACTAGTAGAGGTTGTGTTCTAG
- a CDS encoding alpha-hydroxy acid oxidase yields the protein MSNRKDRNEQRRQLLTWLAASPLFALSANQDLFAQEAKDPRELIRNFTKRPDPMIWAPNTPLDLISNPKEAINVFDFEPVAFTKVPPAHFAYMASGIDDEVTLRANRTSFLKYQLRPRRLRDVSQIDTSITLFGTKWNSPIIIAPTGGNKAYNPEGEVAVARAARAGGFLNILSNAGASTIEDVIAARQGEVWFQLYATSSPAVAKQVIRRVEKAGAPVLEITVDRNGGRNQETFARLKKLDPRNCAGCHVHGFGSAQERPNYDGIDMTGVRMTSSNMTWDFIKQVRDTTKMKIIIKGILTEEDAQLCLKYGVDGIHVSNHGGRSEDGGRGSIECLPEVVRVAKGKVPILFDSGVRRGSDVFKAMALGANAVCVGRPYLWGLGAFGQPGVERVMEILQTEFKSTMQQMGAANIAAIQSSMVMKES from the coding sequence ATGAGCAATCGCAAGGACCGAAATGAACAACGTAGACAGCTCTTAACATGGCTTGCAGCCAGCCCCTTGTTTGCCCTTAGCGCTAATCAAGATTTGTTTGCTCAAGAAGCAAAAGATCCTAGAGAGTTAATCAGAAATTTCACGAAGCGACCAGACCCCATGATTTGGGCGCCAAATACTCCTTTGGATCTGATATCCAATCCAAAGGAAGCAATCAATGTTTTTGATTTTGAACCAGTAGCATTTACGAAAGTGCCTCCAGCACACTTTGCTTATATGGCATCAGGCATTGATGATGAGGTGACATTAAGAGCAAATCGCACTTCATTTCTAAAGTACCAATTACGTCCTCGTCGTTTACGCGATGTGAGTCAAATTGACACCTCTATTACGCTTTTTGGAACTAAGTGGAACTCTCCCATCATTATTGCCCCAACTGGTGGCAATAAGGCATATAACCCAGAGGGAGAGGTAGCCGTTGCGAGAGCAGCGAGAGCGGGTGGTTTCTTAAATATCCTGTCAAATGCTGGAGCCTCCACAATTGAAGATGTCATTGCTGCTCGTCAAGGTGAGGTTTGGTTTCAGTTATATGCAACTTCTAGCCCTGCAGTCGCTAAGCAAGTTATTCGACGGGTTGAAAAAGCTGGAGCACCTGTTTTAGAAATTACTGTTGATCGTAATGGCGGAAGAAATCAAGAAACTTTTGCCCGTCTTAAGAAATTGGATCCGCGAAATTGTGCAGGCTGCCATGTGCATGGCTTTGGCAGTGCGCAAGAAAGACCAAACTATGATGGTATTGATATGACTGGCGTCAGGATGACCTCTTCTAATATGACTTGGGACTTTATTAAGCAGGTGCGCGATACCACCAAAATGAAAATCATCATCAAGGGAATTTTGACTGAAGAGGATGCGCAACTTTGCCTCAAATATGGCGTTGATGGAATTCATGTATCAAACCATGGCGGCAGAAGTGAAGATGGTGGGCGCGGTTCGATTGAGTGTTTGCCTGAAGTTGTCAGAGTGGCAAAAGGTAAGGTACCCATTCTATTTGATAGTGGTGTACGTCGAGGTAGCGATGTATTTAAAGCAATGGCATTAGGAGCGAATGCAGTTTGTGTGGGTCGTCCTTATCTCTGGGGTTTGGGTGCTTTTGGACAACCCGGCGTAGAGCGCGTCATGGAAATTTTGCAAACTGAATTTAAATCAACCATGCAGCAGATGGGTGCCGCTAATATTGCCGCTATTCAATCATCTATGGTGATGAAAGAAAGCTAA
- a CDS encoding isocitrate/isopropylmalate dehydrogenase family protein gives MSKKLRVGILEGDDIGHEIVPIAVEVAKAAAKLHQVNIEWVPLPIGRRALDTHGHTLPPETLETLHTLDGWILGPIGHRAYPKQANAINPHPILRKQFNLFANVRPTRSYPDIGCLRDDIDLIIVRENNEGFQPDRNMLVGNAEFRPSDEMTLSMRVITRTGSRRVAQAAYELARQRKKHLTYVHKDTVFKLGCGMFVEECKKLAPEYPDVLVDDVIVDTMAMRLVRDPQNFDVIVTTNMFGDILSDEAAGLVGGLGMAPGLCIGDGDVVMAQATHGSAPDIAGKGIANPYSMIESTRMMFDWLGYSRNIPEAVAMARSMSEATTVALANPNARTGDINGKGNTASMAKAVLEALR, from the coding sequence ATGTCGAAGAAATTAAGAGTTGGAATTTTAGAAGGCGATGACATTGGTCATGAGATTGTGCCGATTGCAGTAGAGGTTGCCAAAGCAGCTGCAAAACTGCATCAAGTGAATATCGAGTGGGTACCTTTACCCATTGGGCGTCGCGCGCTCGATACTCATGGCCATACTCTGCCACCTGAAACTTTAGAAACTCTCCATACTCTGGATGGATGGATCTTGGGTCCGATTGGTCATCGTGCTTATCCAAAGCAGGCTAACGCCATCAATCCCCACCCAATTTTGCGTAAGCAATTTAATTTGTTTGCAAACGTGAGACCAACACGTTCTTACCCAGATATTGGGTGTCTTCGTGATGATATTGATTTAATTATTGTTCGTGAAAACAACGAGGGCTTTCAGCCAGATCGGAATATGTTGGTAGGCAATGCAGAGTTTCGTCCAAGCGATGAAATGACTCTGTCTATGCGCGTGATTACCAGAACTGGTAGCCGTCGCGTTGCCCAAGCAGCTTATGAATTAGCGCGTCAACGCAAGAAGCATTTGACCTACGTCCATAAAGATACAGTCTTTAAACTAGGTTGCGGTATGTTTGTTGAGGAGTGTAAAAAACTAGCACCAGAATATCCAGATGTCCTCGTTGATGATGTGATCGTTGACACTATGGCAATGCGCTTAGTGCGTGACCCCCAAAACTTTGATGTGATTGTGACTACGAATATGTTTGGCGATATTTTGTCAGACGAAGCTGCAGGTCTGGTTGGCGGTTTGGGAATGGCGCCAGGTTTATGTATCGGTGATGGTGATGTGGTGATGGCACAGGCCACTCATGGATCAGCTCCGGATATCGCAGGCAAAGGCATTGCCAATCCATACTCCATGATTGAATCAACTCGCATGATGTTTGATTGGCTTGGCTATAGCCGGAATATCCCAGAGGCTGTAGCGATGGCAAGATCAATGTCAGAGGCAACTACAGTAGCGCTTGCTAATCCAAATGCTAGAACCGGGGATATCAATGGCAAAGGAAATACTGCATCTATGGCAAAAGCAGTATTAGAGGCTTTGAGGTAA
- a CDS encoding amidohydrolase family protein, translating into MDHQRRKLLQYTLGAAALPVIGGVGSSLAQQGLSAPGGYDLLVTGARVIDPSQNLDAVMDIGIRNGRIVDIQKELLRDKAAQQINASGKIITPGLVDLHAHTYPQASAIGLPADELVPFTATTTYVSAGDAGGNNFSAFKHYIQAQARSRMFAFVHISSIGLAGYPVGEMRNIDYANIDLAARVVNENPDLVLGIKVRETLDVVGENGIEPLRRAREAAERSGLKGARVMCHIGNAPGDLSKLLDLLRPGDILTHAYSGAGNNTVQNGKLIAAALEAKKRGVIIDVGHGGGSFDFTVAEPAIQQGLVPDTISSDLHAFSGNSPSIPYLPNVMSKFLTLGFSLNQVIAMSTNRPAAIINRDPLLGTLKKNASADISILDLVEKPVEWLDTRGNKRPGMYSLVPVQTIRAGRPFGRPFVAPFGY; encoded by the coding sequence ATGGATCACCAAAGACGCAAGTTATTGCAATACACCCTTGGGGCTGCAGCCCTTCCAGTTATTGGGGGCGTTGGATCAAGTCTCGCTCAGCAGGGCTTATCTGCCCCAGGGGGATATGACTTATTGGTAACTGGTGCGAGAGTGATTGATCCATCGCAAAATCTCGATGCTGTTATGGACATTGGCATTCGAAATGGTCGTATTGTAGATATTCAAAAAGAGTTACTAAGAGATAAAGCTGCACAGCAAATAAATGCTTCTGGAAAAATTATTACTCCTGGACTAGTCGATCTACATGCCCATACCTATCCTCAGGCCTCAGCAATTGGTTTGCCCGCTGATGAGCTAGTTCCCTTTACCGCGACAACCACCTATGTCAGTGCTGGCGATGCTGGAGGAAATAATTTCTCAGCCTTTAAGCATTACATTCAGGCTCAAGCACGTAGCCGTATGTTTGCCTTTGTGCATATTTCTTCAATTGGTTTGGCTGGTTATCCAGTTGGTGAGATGAGAAATATTGATTACGCTAATATTGATTTAGCTGCAAGAGTAGTCAATGAGAACCCTGATCTCGTTCTTGGAATTAAAGTTAGAGAAACATTAGATGTAGTCGGAGAGAATGGTATCGAGCCTCTGCGTAGAGCAAGAGAGGCTGCTGAGCGCTCTGGGTTGAAAGGTGCGCGAGTGATGTGTCATATTGGTAACGCACCTGGCGATCTTAGTAAGTTGCTAGATCTTCTTCGTCCTGGCGATATCCTGACCCATGCTTATAGCGGCGCTGGCAACAATACGGTGCAAAACGGTAAACTGATTGCTGCAGCCTTAGAGGCTAAAAAACGTGGCGTCATTATTGACGTTGGTCATGGCGGTGGAAGCTTTGATTTCACAGTTGCTGAGCCCGCAATTCAACAGGGTTTAGTGCCAGATACGATTTCCAGTGATTTGCATGCCTTTAGCGGAAACTCTCCTAGTATTCCCTATTTACCAAACGTCATGAGTAAATTTTTAACTTTAGGCTTTAGCTTAAATCAGGTAATCGCTATGTCCACTAATAGGCCTGCAGCGATCATCAATCGGGATCCATTATTAGGTACGCTTAAGAAAAATGCCTCAGCAGATATTTCTATATTAGATCTAGTCGAAAAGCCAGTGGAATGGTTGGATACACGGGGTAATAAACGGCCAGGAATGTATAGCTTGGTGCCGGTGCAAACTATTCGGGCGGGAAGGCCTTTTGGCAGGCCTTTTGTTGCCCCATTTGGCTACTGA
- a CDS encoding tripartite tricarboxylate transporter substrate binding protein, giving the protein MKLKLFMKFFGIAFLLSSSVSIFAAYPDRPVTIIIGFPPGTGTDTVTRIMADRLSQRMGQQFLVDNKVGVAGSIGAGIAAKAKPDGYTLLVSASAPMSINPHIYKNLTYNPLTDFTPIGMLVWLPYLMVVNPNDPANTLQQFLANAQKSSTPVSYGSTGNGATSNLVMSVLAKRAGVEMTQIPYKGSSQAQADVIGGQLPVTFDTLSSSIAMVRAGKLKPLAVATLKRTELAPEIPTVVEQGFPGFEIGAWLGLFGPLGLPPAIQKTLLNEINAILQEPETRAKLAKSGAEVRMSTNSGEFALFIKNDNENTGKLIRDFNIKPMEQ; this is encoded by the coding sequence GTGAAACTGAAACTCTTTATGAAGTTTTTTGGGATAGCTTTCCTATTAAGCAGTTCTGTATCAATATTTGCCGCCTATCCTGATAGACCCGTAACGATCATCATTGGCTTTCCGCCGGGCACAGGGACAGACACTGTGACTCGCATCATGGCTGATCGACTCTCTCAGCGTATGGGTCAACAGTTTTTGGTGGATAACAAAGTAGGTGTTGCTGGCAGTATTGGTGCGGGCATTGCAGCGAAAGCGAAACCAGACGGCTACACCCTATTGGTGAGTGCATCTGCACCCATGTCAATTAATCCACATATCTATAAGAATCTGACTTATAACCCGCTGACTGATTTCACGCCGATTGGCATGTTGGTATGGTTGCCGTATCTGATGGTGGTCAACCCCAATGATCCTGCCAATACCTTGCAGCAATTTTTGGCAAATGCGCAAAAGAGTTCAACTCCAGTGAGTTATGGCTCAACTGGTAATGGCGCAACTAGTAATTTAGTGATGTCAGTTTTAGCTAAACGAGCTGGCGTTGAAATGACTCAGATTCCTTATAAAGGAAGTAGCCAAGCGCAAGCAGATGTGATTGGTGGCCAATTACCTGTGACCTTTGATACGCTTTCTTCTAGCATTGCAATGGTGAGGGCTGGTAAGTTAAAGCCTCTTGCTGTAGCGACTCTGAAGAGGACAGAACTTGCTCCGGAAATACCGACAGTAGTAGAGCAGGGCTTTCCGGGCTTTGAAATTGGTGCTTGGCTCGGCCTCTTTGGTCCGCTAGGCTTGCCGCCTGCGATTCAAAAAACCTTACTCAATGAAATCAACGCAATCTTACAAGAGCCTGAAACTCGTGCCAAGTTAGCTAAGAGTGGCGCTGAGGTGCGGATGTCAACTAACTCGGGTGAGTTTGCTCTATTCATAAAAAATGATAATGAAAATACCGGTAAGCTGATCCGTGATTTCAATATCAAACCAATGGAGCAATGA
- a CDS encoding tripartite tricarboxylate transporter substrate binding protein, protein MKRRNFLGLSLALSLPFSVRAQAYPSKPIRYIVPVAAGGGNDMIARVVTERWGRVLGQTFVVENQSGGGGVIASQATMRAPPDGYTLMQGYVATHGTNPATRKVPYDPIKDFTPIGMIGATPNVLIVNSQVPVKNMKEFIDYARKNPGKLSYGTAGQGSLTHMTMELFKQETGLYILHIPYRGIAPAINDLLGGQTQTMFPGLAAALQYIQTGRVRALAVTGSKRSSVLQDVPTMEELGFKGFDAMQWYGTVGPAGIPSDIVKRLNETQIATLKLPEMREKLLIEAVEPMPMSPEQFGQFIKNETKRWTALAKARNIQLEE, encoded by the coding sequence ATGAAGCGCCGCAATTTTTTAGGTTTATCGCTAGCTCTGTCTCTGCCATTTTCTGTGAGGGCACAGGCATACCCCTCAAAACCCATTCGTTATATCGTTCCTGTTGCGGCAGGTGGTGGTAACGATATGATTGCACGGGTCGTTACTGAGCGCTGGGGGCGAGTTTTGGGCCAAACTTTTGTAGTGGAGAATCAAAGTGGTGGGGGCGGAGTCATTGCCTCTCAGGCCACCATGAGAGCGCCGCCTGATGGATATACCTTGATGCAGGGTTATGTGGCCACTCATGGTACAAATCCTGCGACAAGAAAAGTTCCTTATGACCCTATTAAGGATTTCACGCCGATTGGGATGATTGGTGCGACCCCAAACGTCTTGATTGTGAATAGTCAGGTTCCAGTCAAGAACATGAAAGAATTTATCGACTATGCGCGCAAGAACCCAGGGAAGTTAAGTTACGGTACTGCTGGTCAGGGATCTTTGACACATATGACCATGGAATTATTTAAGCAGGAAACTGGTCTTTACATTCTGCATATCCCATATCGTGGCATTGCCCCAGCGATTAACGATCTATTAGGCGGTCAAACGCAGACTATGTTCCCAGGCCTAGCTGCGGCTTTGCAATATATACAAACAGGCAGAGTCCGTGCATTAGCGGTTACGGGATCAAAACGCAGCTCAGTCTTACAAGACGTCCCAACTATGGAAGAGCTCGGTTTTAAGGGTTTTGACGCAATGCAATGGTATGGCACGGTAGGCCCTGCTGGAATTCCATCGGATATTGTGAAGCGTTTAAATGAAACGCAAATTGCTACACTGAAGTTACCGGAGATGCGGGAGAAGTTATTAATTGAAGCAGTTGAGCCTATGCCGATGTCTCCTGAACAATTCGGTCAATTTATTAAAAATGAAACTAAGCGATGGACTGCCTTGGCAAAAGCTCGCAATATTCAATTGGAAGAGTAG